The DNA region GCAAGGCGACGAGCAAGCTCGCGCACTCCCACAAGGCGCTCGCGTCTACCATCGAATGCTGACGATGTACGCTAGCCCCGCAACCCCGTACACTGGGCGTATGGCACGCCTCTGGACCCTGACGCTGATGGCCTTCCTCGCCGCCATGGCGGGCGCGCAACTGTCCAAGCCCGAAAGAACGGCTCTCGAGCACGTCCTCTACCTGGGGAACATGGGGTTGTCCGACCTGGATTTCGAGAAGCGCATCTTCAGCCCTCCCATGCGGCCGGAGCTTGTGGATCTTGCCCTGGATCACCCCCTGCAGGCGGCCGATGCTTTGATGGCACTTCACGCGGACTCCGGCAAGGGGGAGCTGTCCACGTTGCTGGACCTTGCCCGGCGCCGCATCTTGGGCGATGTGCCCGACGTGCGCCCGCTGACGATCCAGCCGACTCCCATGAACGATCCCGGGCTTCCCGCGTCGTTGCGAGCGCCGATCGAACGACTGGCGCTCAACGTCGCGCAGGCCAACGCGGACGTGCGCACGGCGTTGGAGAAACTGGACGCCGCCGAGCAGAGGTACCTGATCGAGAACCTGCCGGCATGGGCGACCGAGGAGCCGAGCGTCAAGTTCGACTTTTCACCGAATCCCCGACCCGACCAGGCCAAGATTCTGGAGTTGGTGGGGCGCATCGACCTTCCGCTGATGCGCCGCGCGGCCGTGATGCTCGCGAAGAGCGTCGAGGACGCCGCCCAGGCGCTGCGCGCCGTCGTGCGCGACGAGCCGCCTTTCACGGGCGTCGTCCGGTTCACGGCCTATGGGCTCAAAGTCGTGCTCGGCGGAGTGGACGCCACGGTCCACACGGATCGAGACGCGATGCTCACGATCGATCTGGGCGGCAACGATCGGTACACGGGGCGCCACGGCGCGGGCCCCGGATACGCGTCGGTGCTGCTCGATCTGTCGGGAGACGACGTGTACGACGTGCCGGATCTGAGCGTGGGGGCCGGGCTTCTCGGCATCGGGCTCGCCTACGATCTGGGAGGCAACGACGGGTACCGCGGCAAGTCTCTGGCGTTCGGCGCGGGCCTCGCCGGCGTCGGCGCGTTGGTGGACGAGGCGGGCAGCGACACGTACTCCGCCTCGACCCTGGCGCTTGGTTATGGGCAACTTGGCGAGGGCATCTGCCTCGATATCAAGGGCAACGACGTCTACTCGGTCGCGCTCGGCGGGGAAGGGGCGGCCCGAACCGCGGGAGTCGGGTGGCTCGTCGACCGTGCGGGAAGCGATATGTATAGGGCCGGTGGCCTTATTCTGAATGCTCCCCTGTTTGCAGACGTGTACTATTCGAACGCTCAGGGCTACGGCTCGGGATACCGTGAGGACACGGGCGGATTGGGAGGCGGCGTGGGTCTGCTGACCGATCACGGAGGCGACGACGCCTACCTCGGGGAGACCTATTGCCAAGCGGCAAGCTACTGGTTTGCCATTGGATCCCTGTACGATTCGGGTGGCCACGACACATACAGTGCGTACCACTATGCCCAGGCCAGCGCGATGCACGCGTGCGGGGCGTTCCTGTTCGACCTCGCCGGGGACGACGCGTACGCGGTGAAGGTCGGTGCGGCGCACGCGATCGGCCACGACTACGGCGTGGCGATGCTCCTCGACCGCGCGGGCAACGACGTGGTGGCGGGCCGGGACAGCCGACCCGGCACGGGCAACGCCAACGGCTTGGGTGTGTATCTGGACATGCAGGGCGACGACCGTTACTTCGGCCCGCCGGCGGCGGGCAACGGGGCTCGGGGTTCTGGCTCGTTGGGCGTGTTCGTCGACGCGACGGGATCGGACCGATACGCCGAGGGGTTGGAGGACGGGGCCGCGCGGGTCGGCGAGACGTGGGAGGTCGCGCTCGACGAGGAGGGCGTGGCCGTGTCGGGTGGCGGGCAGACTCCGGTGCCCACCCGCCCCTCGCCGACGCCGGGCTCTGCGCCTCTGGCGTCGCCCAACGAGCTGGAGGCCATCTACGAGAAGGCCACCCAGTGGGGCGTGGGTACGGCGCAGGAGGAGGTGGCCGACAATCTCGATCGCCTCGTCGCCATGGGGCAGCCCGCGCTGGAGTGGATGTTGCGGAACAAGCTGAAGGCCGCGACACGGCTGCACATCCGCGCGTTCGTCCACGTCGTCGGCGCGCTCGGCGGCACGGGTCGGTCGATGCTTGCCCCCTACGTCGCCGATGCGGACGACGACGTGGCCCGGGTGGCTCTGTCCGTCGCGATCGACGCGCACGCCACCGAAGCGGGGCAGTACCTGGGCCAGGCCTTGAATCGACCGGCGTTGGCCCGGTTGGCCGCTCGCGCCGCTGGAGCCTTGGGAGCGAAGGAAGCGTTGCCGGAACTGATGCCGCTCGCCGCCTCGAAGGATCGCTTTCTGGCGCTTGCGGCCGTCGTTTCCATGGCTCAGATCGGCGATGTCCAGGCGCTCGGGACGGGGCAGTTTCTCCTCACGTCTTCCGATCTGCCGATCCGGAAGGCCGCTGTGGGCCTCGTCGCCAAGTTCCCCCAGCAGGCGCTGACGATCGCAAAGACGCTGATCGAGGATCCCAACGAGAAGTCGGCGCGGACCGGTGTCGAGCTGCTCGCGGCCGTCGGTTCCCCCGAAGCGATGCAAGCCGCCGGCGCGGCGCTCTCGGATCCGCGACCCGGTGTGCGCGTCCAGGCGCTGCTCGCCGTGGACGGCCGCTGCCCCGGCGCTTTCCACCCCAAACTCGTCGAACTTCGATCCGATCCCAGCGAAGCCGTGCGCGCTGTCGCCAAAAGAATCAAAGGCTCCTGACCAGAGCCGATTCCCGATTCCCGATTCCCGGTTCCCCTCCCAAATGGTATCCTCAGCGCCGGCAAACGTTGACACGCACACTCATCCTGAGCGACGGGACGGTGATCGAGGGAAAGCCACTCGGCGCCGTCGGCCAGACGACCGGCGAAGTCGTCTTCAATACCGGCATGACGGGCTATCAGGAGATCCTGACGGACCCGAGCTACGCCGGGCAAATCGTCCTTTTCACCTATCCCTTGATCGGCAACTACGGCATCAACGCCGACGATTTCGAGTCCGACAGACTCCAGCCGGCCGGGATCATCGTGCGGGAGGCCTGCGAGACGCCGTCCAACTGGCGTTCCGCCAAATCGCTCCACCAGCTCCTCGACGAGCGGGGCGTGGTCGGCATCCAAGGGGTGGACACGCGCGCGATCACCAAGCGCATCCGCAGCGGCGGCGTCACCATGGGCGTGATCACGAGCGGGTCTCCGGACGAAGCCCTCGCCAAACTCCGCGCCGCCCGTCCGTACGACGAATCGGATTTCGTGTCGAGCGTCACCACGCGCATCCCTTACGCGTGGGGCTATGCCGGCCGCGAGTCGATCGAAGACCCGAGCACATCGTTCAAGCACCGGCTGGTGGTCCTCGATTGCGGCCTCAAATTCAACATTCTCCGCCGGTTCGCCGCGGCGGGATGTCGTTCGATCGTGCTGCCTGCGACGACCCCCGCCGATGAGGTTCTCGCATGGAATCCCGACGGCATCCTGCTCTCGCCGGGGCCGGGCGACCCCAGCCGCCTCGAGCCCGTCATCGAGACCGTGCGCCAGCTCTTGGGGAAGAAGCCGATCTTTGGAATCTGCCTGGGGAACCAGATGCTGTGCCACGCGATCGGAGGCAAGACGTTCAAGCTCAAATTCGGGCACCGAGGTTCCAACCACCCCGTGAAAGACCTGCGCACCGGAACGGTGACGATCACATCGCAAAACCACGGGTACGCCGTCGACCCGGACTCGCTCGAGGGAACGGGCGCCCAGGTCACGCAGCTTAACCTCAACGACGGGACCGTCGAAGGCATCGAGGTGCCCGAGCTGCGCGCGAGCAGCATCCAGTACCACCCCGAAGCGGCACCCGGACCCTGGGACAGCCGACCCTACTTCCACCACTTCGTGGAAGAGATGGCGCGCGGGTAGGGGCGGGAATCGGGAGCCGGGAATCGGGAATCGGGAATCGGTGGGAGACAGTAACATCGATCCATGGGCATCGAGTGGGCGTTGATTCTCCCCGCCTTGCTGGCCGCTGGCACCTTCCCGGGCACCGAACTGGTCTCCCCGAACGGCAACCTCAAGGTCCGCGTGAACTTGCCGGAACAAGCCACGTGGTCGCTCGCCGTCGGAGGGAAGGAACGCCTCGGGCCCTGCCGATTGAGCCTGACTGTCAAAGGCTTCGGCGACCTCTTCGCCGGTGCGCGCGTGTTGGATCAGCGGCGAAGGACGGTCGACGAGCGGATTCCCGTGCTCTTTGGGAAGGCCTCCGAAGCGCGCAATCACTTCGAAGAGCTTCGGCTCCAGTTGGCGGGCGCGGGCGGGATGCGGGTCGACGTCGTGTTTCGGTGCTTCGACGACGCCGTGGCGTTTCGCTACGAGATACCCGAGCAACGCGAGTGGTCCTCGGTGACCGTGGCCGATGAGCGCTCCACTTTTGGGGTCCTCGATCGGCCGACCGCGTACGTCCAGTACCTGGAGAACTTCACCACGTCCCACGAGCATCCGATCGCGGCCGTCGCGTCGGACGCGATTCAGGCGGACACGCTGCTCGACACCCCGCTGACCCTGCAGTGGAGCGACGGGACGTGCCTCTCCATCACCGAGGCGGCCCTGAGGCACTACGCGGGCATGTCGCTGATGCGCAGACCCGGGCGCGCCCCCTGCGAACTCGCGAGCGAGCTTTCGCCCCGTCCCGATGGCGACAAGGTCGTGCGCGCACTCCCGATGGCCTCGCCCTGGAGGGTGGCGCTCGCGGGCGCCTCCGCGCGGGCCCTGCTCGAATCCCAGACCCTCTACTGCCTGAACGACCCATCGGAGATTGGCGACACGTCTTGGATCCAGCCGGGAAAGATGACCTGGTCGTGGTGGAACGGCTACCTGTACGACGCGCACCCAACCCCGCCGATCCTCGGGCTGGAGATGCAGAAGAAGACGATCGACTTCTGCGCGGACAACGGCATCCTCTACCACGACGTGGTCGCCGACGAACGGGACCAGCCGTGGTACCGGCAAGTCCGCCCAGGGCTTTTCCCGGGACCCGGAACCGACGTGACGCAGGTGCGCGCCGATTTGGACCTGCCCGCCGTGCTGGCCTACGCGAAATCGCGGGGGGTTCGCCTGTGGACCTGGGTGCACCAGGGCGCCCTGAGGGGCCGGGTGGAGGAGGCCTTCGCCGCGTTCGAGAAAATGGGCTGGAGCGGGATGATGGTCGATTTCTTCGATCGGGACGACCAGGAGACCGTCGAGTACGCCGAATCGATCCTCAAAGCGGCCGCCAAGCACCACATCCTCATTCATTTCCACGGCATGTACAAGCCCACAGGCTGGCAGCGCACGTTCCCGAATCTGATGAACCACGAGGGTTCCCGCAACCTCGAATACATGAAGTGGGGCGACACGTGTCCGCCCGAGCACACGCTGCGGGTGGCGTTCACCCGACTGGTCGCGGGTCCGATGGACTACCACCTCGGAGGGTTCCGCTCGGTCCGCCGGGATCAGTTCCAACCGCACAACGTGGGGCCGAACGTCTTGGGAACGCGTTGCTTCAACCTCGCGCTCTATGTGTGCATCGACAACCCGACGCCGATGGTTGCGGACTACGCCGCGGCCTACCTGGGCCAGCCTGGCTTCGAGTTCGTGAAGGACGTGCCGACCACCTGGGATGAAACCCGCGTGCTGGCCGCGGATATCGGCGACGTGCTGGTCATGGCCCGCCGCAAGGGCCGCGCCTGGTACCTGGGAGCGATCGGCGCCAACGGCCCGCACGACCTCGATCTCGACCTGGGGTTTCTTGGTCCGGGCTCGTTCCACCTCGATTCGTGGCGAGACGGACCCGACACCCCCAACGACCCCAACACCCTCGTGCGCGAGTCCCGAACCGTGCAGGGAAGCGGGCGGCTGAAGGTGCATCTCGCACCCGACGGCGGCTTCGTGGCGAAGATTTCGCCGTAGGACGACCGACGACAAACGACCAACGACCAGCCGAAGCATGCGCGCCCGCGCCCGCATCTGTCACAATCTCTCCTTGGAATGAAGGTCCTCGTGATCGGCAGCGGCCCCATCGTCATCGGACAAGCCGCCGAGTTCGATTACGCAGGCACCCAGGCGTGTCGCGCGTTGCGGGAAGAGGGCCACGAAGTCGTCCTGATCAACAGCAACCCCGCGACGATCATGACGGACTGGGAAATCTCCGACGCGCTCTACATCGAGCCCCTGACCCCCGAGTTCTGCGAACGCGTGATCGAGCGCGAGCGTCCCGACGCCCTCCTTCCAACCTTGGGCGGCCAGACCGGCCTCAACCTCGCCACACAACTGTCGGACCGGGGAACGCTCGACAAGTTCAACGTCAAAGTCCTGGGCACGCCGCTCACCGCGATCAAGAAGGCGGAGGATCGAGAGCTGTTCCGCGCGCTGATGCGGGAGATCCGGGAGCCGGTGCCGGAGAGCTTCATCGTCGAGACGCCCGAGCAGCTCGAAGCGATCCTGCCGGTGATGGTCCCCGACGGCGACGGACGCGAGATCGAATTCCCCTACCCGCGCATCGTCCGCCCGGCGTTCACCTTGGGCGGCACGGGCGGCGGCATCGCCAACACTCCCGAGGAGCTTTGGGAGATCGGCTTGAAGGGCCTGCAGCTCTCGATGCGGAGCCAATTGATGGTGGAGCGCTCGCTCTTGGGGTGGAAAGAGGTCGAGTACGAGGTGATGCGCGACGGCGCGGGCAACGTGATCACCGTCTGCAACATGGAGAACCTCGACCCGATGGGCGTCCACACCGGCGACTCCATCGTCGTCGCTCCCAGCCAGACCCTGAGCGACATCGAGTACCACATGTTGCGCACCGCGAGCCTGAAGATCATCTCCGCGCTCGGCATCGAAGGCGGCTGCAACGTGCAGCTCGCGGTGAACCCCGACTCTTTCGACTACTACATCATCGAAGTGAACCCGCGCGTGTCGCGCTCCTCGGCCCTGGCGAGCAAGGCCACGGGCTATCCCATCGCCCGGGTCGCGGCGAAGATCGCCTCGGGCAAAACGCTCGACGAGATCGCCAACCAGGTCACGGGGACGACCCAGGCGTGCTTCGAGCCCGCGCTCGACTACTGCGTCGTGAAGATTCCGCGATGGCCTTTCGACAAGTTCACCACGGGCGATCGTTCGCTGTTCACCCAGATGAAGGCGACCGGCGAAGTGATGGCGATCGATCGCACGTTCGAGTCGGCCCTGCTGAAGGCGATCCGCGGCCTCGAAGTGCGTTCGAAGGACCTCCGGCACGTTCGGTTCCAGGGAGGGCCCGAGGCCGAGCCGATGACCGACGAAGCCCTGCGCGCGGCGATCCAGAAGCCCACGGACGAACGCCTGTGGGCGCTTGCGGAAGGGCTGCGGCGCGGATGGGGCATTGCCGAGGTCCATCGCCTGAGCCGGGTCGACAACTGGTTCCTCGAGAAGATCTGGAATCTGGTGGCGCTGGAGATGCGCATGGTCCGCGCCGGCACGACGCGCAGCGCGCGGGGCCGCCAGGGAATCGAGGTTTCGAACCTGGTCTACGACGCGTTTCTCCTGGGTTTCTCCTCGCCCACGATTCTCTCCCTGCTCGGGGCCGCGACCCAAGACGCGTTCGGCGAGTTTGTGAGGAAGGAGGTCGATCGCCTGAAGGTGCAACCGGTGTTCAAGATGGTCGACACGTGCGCGGGCGAGTTCGAGTCGAAGACCCCTTACTACTACGGCACCTTCGAGGAGGAAGACGATGTGGTTTGAAGGGTTTGTGGTTTGTGGTTTGTGGTTTGTGGGGGAGGATTCCCCTTGCCCTTCCGGGGGAGAGGGGGCAGGGGGTGAGGGGCTCCGATGAGCACCGTCCTGGTCCTGGGTTCCGGACCCATCCGCATCGGGCAGGGGATCGAGTTCGACTACTCGTGCGTGCACTGCGTGTGGGCGCTCGAGCGCATGGGGCACCGCGCGGTGATCGTGAACAACAACCCCGAGACGGTCTCCACGGACTTCGACACGGGGGATGGTCTCTACTTCGAGCCGGTCACGCTCGAGGACGTCCTCGACGTCGTCGCGCACGAGAAACCCGTGGGCGTCGTGGTGCAGTTCGGCGGGCAGACGGCGATCAACCTTGCCGAGGGGCTCACCGCGAACGGGGTCCAGGTCCTCGGGACGCCGACCGAGGCGATCTCCGCCGCGGAGGATCGGGACCAGTTCGAGCACCTTCTCACGCGGTTGGGGATTCCCAAGCCTCCGGGCCGGGCCGTGCGCTCGCTGGAAGAGGCCGTCGTGGTCGCTCAGGAGATCGGGTACCCCGTGCTCGTGCGTCCGAGCTTCGTGCTTGGCGGCCGCGCGATGGAGATCGTGTTCGACGAGGCGCACCTGCGCGGGTTCTACTGGGAGGCGGACGAGGCGAACCCGGGCCAGCCGGTGCTCGTGGACAAGTACGTGCTGGGCACCGAGGCCGAGGTGGACGTGATCTCCGACGGCGTCGCGACCCTGGTGCCCGGCATCATGGAGCACGTGGAGCGCGCCGGGGTCCACAGCGGCGACTCGATGGCGGTCTATCCCCCGGTGGGGCTCACGCCGGACGTGCAGGGGCAGATGGTGCGCAGCGCCTGCCGACTCGCCCGGGAACTCGGCGTGAAGGGGCTCATGAACATCCAGTTCGTGATCGCCGACGATGCCGACGGCAAGCCCACGGCGTACGTGCTCGAGGTGAACCCCCGAGGATCGCGCACCGTGCCGTACCTCAGCAAGGTGACGGGCATTCCGATGGTCGATCTTGCCACGCGCTGCATGATGGGTGCGACGCTCGAGGAGATGGGCTACGGCAGCGGCCTCTGGTGGCCCGGCACCGACACCGTTGCCGGTGTGCCGGGGGTTTCCATGGAGGCAGGCGGGGCCGCCGTTCCCCCGAAGGTCCCGGGCCGCGTCTATCCCGAAGCGCTCTTCGAAAAGGGCTCGCCCGAACTCCCCACGCCTCGGTTCTATGCCGTCAAGGCGCCGGTGTTTTCCTTCCAGAAGTTGGGTCGGGTTGAACCCAGCCTGGGACCGGAGATGAAGTCCACCGGCGAGGTCCTCGGCGTGGACTTCACGTACGAGTCGGCTCTCTACAAGGCGATGGTCGCGAGCGGCATCGTGTTCAAGGGAAGGGGTCGCGTGCTGCTCACGGTGCAGGACTCCGACAAGCAGGCCGCCGTGGAGATCGGGCGAAAGATGGCCGCGTCGGGGTTCCAGTTGAACGCGACCGGTGGAACGGCGCGCTGCCTGCGCGAGGCCGGGGTGGAGTGCGAGTCGCTGAACAAGATTTCCGAAGGATCGCCCAACCTGCTCGACACGATCCTGCGGGGTGAGGTCAGCCTGATGGTCAACACGCCCAGCCCCGACAAGGTGGCCGAGCTCGAGGCGGCGCGTATTCGACGCGCGTGCATCGAGACCGGCGTCGCGTGCGTGACGAACATCGACACCGCCGCGGCGCTGGCAAGCGCGCTCGGCGTCTTCGCCGAGCCGAAGCAAGCCTCGTGTCTCCGGCTCGACGAGTACCTCCAAAGCCGGGAATGAGGCGGCGTCCCGGGTGCCGCGCCCGCTGGACGGGCGTGCTCACGCTCAAAGCCGGGAATGAGGCGGCGTCCCGGGTGCCACGCCCGCTGGACGGGCGTGCTCGCTCCCGCTGAGTTTTCGTGGCACCCCCTCTGCTACGGAACTGGCGGTGGGGGTGGGACTTGCCTGCCCACTTCGCCAATGCCCAGGAACGGGAGCATGCCCTTCTTGAACTGCTCCACGCGCTTGGCGATCAGGGTCTTGAAGTCCGCCGGGAGGTTCTCGATGGCGATCGGGGTGGCCTTGGGATCGTGGGCGTCGTCCTGCAACAGCCGGTCCATGAACACGCTGGGGCCGAGGGCGAAGCTGAAGTCGAGCTTCTTGCGCTGCCCGACCCGCACTTTGTCCAACTGGGGCATCATCGAGGCCACGGCTCCGAAATTGGGATCCTGTCGGAACATCTCGAACAGTGCCAACTCGTCGACGCCGAGCGCGCCGCGCAGGAGCGCGGATTCCATCACGCCGCCGCCCGGTGTTTCCGGGGAGTTCGCGAGCACGACGATGGGGGCGTTGGTGAGCTGCATGGTCACGCGGCCCGCCGCCGGCAGTCCCGTCGGCATCACCTCGGTGGGCTCCTCGCGAAAATCTTGGGTCTGGCCGGGCATGAACGCCGCGACCATCTCCATGAAGTCGCCGCTGTCGGGCTTCTTCGGGCCGATTCGCAACTTGGCGTCGCTGCCAAACGCCATGGCCGCCACGAAGTTCCGTTGCTGAATCGAGAGATTGGGCAGGGGAATGGCTTCGCCGCGCGCCAAGAGATCCCGTTGGCCCGGTGTCAGCGTCGAGTAGAAGCGCAGCATGTCCCAATCTTGGGGACCCGCCATTCCGCTCCCCACGCTGTTCGGCGCGAAGAGCATGAGGTGCAGCATCGCGCCCGGCGTCTCCATCGGAGGTTCGGCGGCGAGCGCATACGATGCCAGGTCGTCGAGGGAGGGCACCCCTTTGGTCTCGCTGACACCGATCAACTTCGCGAGCGCGGCGCGGGGCACGCGGATCGTTCGGTTCTCAGCGGGCCTTGCCGGCCGCAGGACTAGCCAACCGTCCGCGATGCCACCTTGGGTCTCGTCGCCCTTCAAGAACTCTTCGAGCGCCCGGCCCACCGTCGGCTTGGAGTTGGCCACAAACAGCCGCGTG from Fimbriimonadaceae bacterium includes:
- a CDS encoding glycoside hydrolase family 97 protein, which gives rise to MGIEWALILPALLAAGTFPGTELVSPNGNLKVRVNLPEQATWSLAVGGKERLGPCRLSLTVKGFGDLFAGARVLDQRRRTVDERIPVLFGKASEARNHFEELRLQLAGAGGMRVDVVFRCFDDAVAFRYEIPEQREWSSVTVADERSTFGVLDRPTAYVQYLENFTTSHEHPIAAVASDAIQADTLLDTPLTLQWSDGTCLSITEAALRHYAGMSLMRRPGRAPCELASELSPRPDGDKVVRALPMASPWRVALAGASARALLESQTLYCLNDPSEIGDTSWIQPGKMTWSWWNGYLYDAHPTPPILGLEMQKKTIDFCADNGILYHDVVADERDQPWYRQVRPGLFPGPGTDVTQVRADLDLPAVLAYAKSRGVRLWTWVHQGALRGRVEEAFAAFEKMGWSGMMVDFFDRDDQETVEYAESILKAAAKHHILIHFHGMYKPTGWQRTFPNLMNHEGSRNLEYMKWGDTCPPEHTLRVAFTRLVAGPMDYHLGGFRSVRRDQFQPHNVGPNVLGTRCFNLALYVCIDNPTPMVADYAAAYLGQPGFEFVKDVPTTWDETRVLAADIGDVLVMARRKGRAWYLGAIGANGPHDLDLDLGFLGPGSFHLDSWRDGPDTPNDPNTLVRESRTVQGSGRLKVHLAPDGGFVAKISP
- the carA gene encoding glutamine-hydrolyzing carbamoyl-phosphate synthase small subunit, yielding MTRTLILSDGTVIEGKPLGAVGQTTGEVVFNTGMTGYQEILTDPSYAGQIVLFTYPLIGNYGINADDFESDRLQPAGIIVREACETPSNWRSAKSLHQLLDERGVVGIQGVDTRAITKRIRSGGVTMGVITSGSPDEALAKLRAARPYDESDFVSSVTTRIPYAWGYAGRESIEDPSTSFKHRLVVLDCGLKFNILRRFAAAGCRSIVLPATTPADEVLAWNPDGILLSPGPGDPSRLEPVIETVRQLLGKKPIFGICLGNQMLCHAIGGKTFKLKFGHRGSNHPVKDLRTGTVTITSQNHGYAVDPDSLEGTGAQVTQLNLNDGTVEGIEVPELRASSIQYHPEAAPGPWDSRPYFHHFVEEMARG